The following is a genomic window from Armatimonadota bacterium.
TTCAGCGTTTGCGTGAGATGGGCCTGGAGGTCGTGATGATGACCGGCGACAACCGGCAGACCGCGCAAGCCATGGCGGCACAGGTGGGCATGGAGCGCGTGCTCAGCGAGGTCCTGCCCGACGAAAAGGCCAACGAGGTCAAGCGGCTTCAGCAGGAAGGCAGGCTGGTCGCGATGGTGGGCGACGGCATCAACGACGCGCCCGCCCTGGCGCAAGCCGACGTCGGCATCGCCATCGGCACCGGCACCGACGTCGCCATCGAGTCCTCCGACATCACTCTGGTCACGGGAGACCTCAACGGCGTCGTCGCTGCGATTGAGTTGAGTCAGCGCACGTTCCGCACGATCAAGCAGAACCTGTTCTGGGCGTTCTTCTACAACGTGCTCGGGATACCGATCGCCGCAGGGGTGCTGTACCCGTTCCTGGGGATCTTGCTCAACCCGATTTACGCCGCCGCCGCGATGTCCTTCTCCAGCGTGTCCGTAGTCGGCAACTCGCTGCGCCTGCGGCGATGGCAACCGCGCGCGACGGGCTAGACGGCCGCGCCCTGCGGCCTCGGCGATCGGGACTGCAATAAGCGGTCACGTCTGGGCGTCGGTGAAGGCTGGTCGAAGTGACCCCGCAGTGTCCCCTGGGTGCAGGAGGGCGTGACCAACCTTGCTGGGGCAGGCGTGTCGCCCGGCAAACGCAACCTGGTGCATTCGTAGCCGAGAGAGTTGCGCAACCTTGAGTAGACTCCGCCGTTTCCCGACATCCTCACTTTCCGCGGTGACACCCGTGAAGCAAGGAGCGTCGGGGGCGCGACCTCAACGTGCAGCAGGGAAACGCGTCCGGCGGTTCGCGGCGCGCCGCTCGCGGCGCGGGTCCGAGATACCGAACTAGCGCGGCGCGCGCTCCTTGGCGTCCGTGCGCCACGGCCAGAGAACGCGCGCATAGCGCCACGGCCAACGACCGGACTGAGAGAAGCGAACCGGACGCGTTGTGTCGTTGACGAAGCAACTGATGTTATCGCACATCTGCTGGAGTTGCTCGATCAGCACTTCCGGCTGCGAATCGAGGTGCTCCTCGCAGAAGCGGACACCGAGTTTGAGTGCCGCGCAGAGGTCGAACAGACCGCGGCGAAACTCGGCCGATTCGTCTCGCTGCCGGGGTCGGTGCGGATGCTCCGGCACGCGATGCCGGACCGGTGATCGCAGGAGCACTATCGCAGCGCACAGAGCGGTAATGCTCGCCGCGCACACGACAGAGACCACGTTCCACGCCTGCGTCAGCGCTACGGTCCACGCCGCGCATGCAATGAGCACGCATGCCGAAAAGGTCAGCGGGCGGCCTGGTCTCATGGAATCGCGCCCTCCCTAGCGGTTTTGTCCTGCCCCAAGAAGAAAACGGACGTGTGCAAATACGAAAACCGCAGGCAGGAAGAGGGCAATTCGCGCTGGCCGTCGCGGGCTGTGGCACGAATCTTGCTGTGCGAGTTGTGGAAAAAGGTAAGCCCTAGTCCTACATACGCTTGTTTGCCGGGCGAATCCACACAAGCCAGATGACTTTGCCGGTGAGTTGATCTGTCGCCGGGAGTCTCACATCGCCGACCACATCTCGACCTCGCCTCCAGAGCGAGAGCCACAATCGCCGCAACGAAGCCGCTCGCTGGGCATCGCCCACGCCACATGCCCAGCGCACTGCGCTCAACGCTGACAGGCGCGGCCCGGCCCCTGAGATGGAGGCATCGAGAATGAGAAGGCGCGAACCAAAACGCGGCCCGGTTCACAACGTCCTGATCGCGGATGACTATCCGTTCTTTCGGCGCGGCCTGCGCATGTTTATCGAAGAGCAGCCGGATCTGACGGTGGTCGGCGAGGCGGGTACGACCGAGGAGTTGGTGCAGCTCGTCGAGACGGCCCGCCCGCATATCGTGCTGCTCGACCTCAACCTCGACGGCGGCGACGGGGTGTCCGTTGTCGAGAGCATCCGGAACGGCTGGCCCGACGTCGGCGTGATCGCCTTCGTCACCCCCGACGACGCGGACGGGCTCGCCGTGTGTATCGAGAACGGGGTGGACGGCTGCATCGTCAAGAACGCCGACCCTCCGCTGATCCTGAGCGCGATCCGTGCGGTGAGCGCCGGAGAGAGCTGGCTCCAGCGAGAGATGACGGGGAAGCTGTTCCAGGAGCTGCGCCGCGCCCGCCAGGCCGAACGCGAGCGCGCTGCGGCCCCGCTGAGCGATCGCGAGACGGAGATCCTGAGGCTGCTCGCAGAGGGCCTGCGGAATTCGCAGATCGCGCAGCGGCTGTTCATCAGCGAGCGCACGGTCAAGGTGCACGTCGCCAACATCTTCGGCAAGCTCGGGCTTCACGACCGCGTGCAGGCGACGCGTTACGCGATTCGCAACGGCCTCGTTCGCGTCTAGCCGGACTCCCCCCGACGCCGGCCTTTGGTCTGTCCTCAGCGTCATCGTATTCCACCTTGCCACACGCCCCGACACGGGGGGAGACAGGCGCGCCGGCGCGCCTGTGACGTCGGCATCTTCAATTCGGCAGGCCTGTCAAGGGGTAGTAGTGCAGAAAGCGCGAAGCGTCGGCGCCGTTCAGCACATTGAGATTATGCAGGCATGCCCAGCACAGGTAAACGTTCGCCGCGAGCAGCGGCGCGAGCCCGGTGTACGGGGTACGCACCTCGACTCGCTCGACCAGTTTGAGCACGACATAGGCAAGCGACATCTTGGTCGCCGTCGCCAACGCGGGCATCTCGATAATCCGGCTCATCACCCGATTCGCTTCGTACGCAATGCCGCTGGCGAGTCCGTCGTAGGTTATCAGCAGATCGAAGATATTCAGCAGTATCCACAGCGACATGAGGACGATCATGGTGCACGCCCGCAGATCGGGGGTGCGCCTGATCCTGTGACGCACGCTGTGCCATGTCGCCCGGGCCCGCTCGCTCATCGCCTATTTCCCAAGCACCTTGAACAGCTCGGCGAACCGAATCGCTCCCGGCCCCAGGATGACCACGAACAGCGCCGGGAAGATGAAGAACACGAGCGGGAAGAGCAGCTTGACGGGCAGCTTCGCCGCCGCCTCGCGGGCGCGCTGAGAGCGACGCTCGCGCGCCGCGTCGGCTTGCACGCGGAGCACCTTGGCGATGCTCACGCCGAGCAATTCGGCTTGCTGCACCGCGGCGACGAAGGACACGAGATCCGGCACCTGTGTGCGCTGTCCCATCTCGCGCAGGGCGTCCGCGCGCGACTTGCCGAGGCGCACCTGCTCCAGAACGCGGCCCAGTTCCTGCGGCAGCGGGCCGCCGCTCTTCTCCACGACTTTCTGCATCGCGCCGTCGAAACCGACGCCGGCCTCGACGCTCACGACCAGCAGGTCGAGGACATCCGGGAGCGCGCGGCGGATGGCGGACTGGCGCGTCTCGATGATGCGCTGGAGCACGATGTCCGGCAGCCAGAACCCGACCGCGACCGCGACCGCCGTCACCGCCCACAGCAGCAGCCCCTCAAACGGGGCGAAGCGCAGGAGCAGGATGCCGGCCACCACCGCCAGCGCGACCGCCAGCGCCTTGAGGCCGATGTATTCAATCACGCCGATATGACGGGGATTGCCGGCCATGTCGAGCTTGCGGCGAATCTTCTCAAGCGCCCCGGAGGGCGTGAATCCGCTCACCGTCTTGCCGAGCGCTCTCAGTGCGGGCAGCAGGACGCGCGAGCCGAAGCCCGTCTCGAGCCACGGGTGGCCGTGATAGGCCTCCTGCTGCGGCAGCATGTAGTCATCTATGCGCTCGCGGACCGCCGCGAGACGAGGCCGCATGGCGCTCGTCACCATCAGTGACACGGCGACGAATGTCAACGCGCTTATGATCAGTAACACCGGTGTTCTCCTTCACATCCCATAATAGAGCCGCAGCAAGCGCCTTCGCGCCTAATAGTCGAGTCGCAGCATGCGCATGATAACCACGCCGCCGACGATCTGCAGCCCGATCGCGCATGCCATGAGCAGATGTCCCAGACTGGTCGTGAACAGCGCCGACATGTAGGACGGGTTGAGCGCGCCCAGGATCACCGCCATTGCGATGGGAAGAATGAACAGGATGAGCCCGGACATGCGCCCTTCAGCCGTGAGCGTGTTGACCTCGGCGCGGATACGCTGCCGCTCGCGCACGGTGGAGGCGACGATCTCCATGACTTCCGCCAGGTTGCCGCCCACTTCGAGCTGGATGAGCATCGCGGTGACCGCGATGTCGAGATCGGAAAGCGGCACGCGGCGCGACAACCGGACGAGCGCCTCGGGCGTGGGGACGCCGACATTGGTCTCGTCGAGCACCTTGCCGAACTCGACAGAGATGGGCGGCTCCATCTCTTGGCATACGGCTTGCATCGCGCGCAGGACGCCGTACCCGGAGCGCAGCGAAGACGCGATCAACATCAGCGCGTCCGGCAGCTGACGCTCGAAGCGGCGCAAGCGGCTGACCTCGAGCACCTTGAGCACAATGAACGGCGCGGAGACCGCAATCACGATGCCCGCGGCCGCACCCAGCGGACCCCACACGAGCCAGCCGAGCGCCGCGACGACGACGATCGCAGCTGCAGACACCGCCACCAACTCACTCGGCCGCCAACTGCTCCCCGCGCGCTCGAGGGCGGCCTCAATGGCGCTGTGTCTCCCCTGGCCCTCGATCAACGACGTCAACGTGGGGAATGGATCGCGCTTCGGCGAGCCCTTGTCCGGCTCGGATGCGGCGGAGCCCATGGTCGTCAGCCGGCGCCCGACGCGCCGCTGGCCCGCGGTGAGCAGGTAGAGTACGAGCCCGACCGCGAGGGCGGCGCACACGAACGCGAGGACTGGAATCAGGAATCCGCTCATTTCTTACCTCCCTGCGGAGCGAACATGTCCGCGGGCAGATGTATGCCTTTGCTCGCGAGCAGCGGCAGGAACCCGGGGCGCAGGCCGGTGGCGACGTGCTCGCCGATGACCTTTCCGGTTTCGTCCACGCCGCTTTGCTTATAGAGGAAGATGTCCTGGAGCACGATGACATCGCCCTCCATGCCTTGGATTTCCGAGACGTGAGTCACCTTGCGCGACCCGTCGCTGAAGCGGTGCTGGTGGACGATCAGGTTCATCGCCGATGCGATCTGCTCGCGGATGGCGCGCGCCGGCAGCTCCATGCCCGCCATGAGCACCATCGTCTCCAGCCGCGCGAGGGTGTCGCGCGGGCTGTTGGTATGGGCGGTGCTCAGCGAGCCGTCGTGGCCGGTGTTCATCGCCTGGAGCATGTCGAGCGCCTCGCCGCCGCGCGCCTCGCCGACGATGATGCGCTCGGGGCGCATGCGCAGCGCGTTGCGCACGAGCATGCGGATGGTGATCTCGCCCTGGCCCTCGAGATTGCGCGGCCTGCTTTCGAGTGTGACGACATGGTCTTGCTGGAGCTGCAGCTCGGCCGCATCCTCGATGGTGACGATGCGCTCGATGTTCGGGACGAACGAAGAGAGAACGTTGAGGGTGGTCGTCTTGCCGCTGCCGGTGCCGCCCGAAATGATGGTATTGAGGCGTCCCTTGACGCACGCCTTGAGAAACGCCATCATCGCCGGGGTCATGGTGCCGAACGCGATCAAATCCTCGTCGGTGTACGGGACGCGCGAGAACTTGCGGATGTTGATGCACGGCCCGACCAGCGACAACGGCGGGATGATCGCGTTGACGCGGGAGCCGTCCGGCAGGCGCGCGTCCACCATCGGGCTCGACTCGTCAACGCGTCGGCCCAACGGCGTCACGATACGATCAATGATGCGCAGCACGTGCGCGTCATCGCGGAACTTGATGTCGGTGAGGAACAGCTTGCCGTCGCGCTCCGCGTAGACCTGCTCGGGGCCGTTGACCATAATCTCGGTCAGCGACGGATCCTCGATCAGGGGCTGGATCGGCCCGTAGCCGTTGACCTCGTCGTAGACCTCGCGCAGGACACGGATGCGTACGCGCCCCGACAAAGGGGATACGCCTTCGACCACGACCCGCTCGAGCGCGCCGCGGATCTCGTCCATCATCCGCTCGCGACTGAGGCCGCGGAGCTTCTTCGGCTCGACTTCCTCCAGGAGCTTGCCGTGCACGCGCGCGACTAGCTCGAGCCGCTCCTGGCGCGTCATGCCGCCGACGGCGTCGGCGTCCGCTTCGCCGACCTGGTAGATCTTCGCGTCATCCTGTCTGGTAACGACAGACATGGTTGGTCTCCTCGTCTCTATTTTCTCGCCAGCCACTTGAGTTTGCCGGGATGGCTGCCGCCGATGGGTGATGCCCCATTGCCGCCGACCTTGATCGCCTTCTCGGCGAGATCGCGTATGGCGCGGGAAACGGCCGCATCGGGATGGCTGATGACGAAGGGCACGCCTTCGTTGATCGACGTGACCGCCAGCCCTGCGGCATTGGGGATGCTGACGGTCGCCTCACGCCCGAACGCGCGGGCGATCTCTTCCACCTGGAGCCGGTTCTGTCGTGCGACGCGGTTGAGTACCAGGTGAATGCGTTCCTTTGACACGTAGTCGCGCGTCAGCAGTTGGTACAGCTTGCGCGTGTCGTTGAGTGTCGTCAGGTCGAACAGATTCGCCACCAAGAGCAGCGCCGTGGCATGCGTGAAGGCGAATATCGTGGTCTCGTAGAGCATGGGCGGGACGTCAAGCACGATGAACCGGTAGCTGCGCTTGAGATTGGTCAGCACCCCACTCAGGCACTTGACGCTGATCGAGCTGAGATCGCTCGGCTCGTTCGCCGCCACCAGCACTTTGAGTCCGGAGTCATGGGGCGTGAGGTGCGCCTCCACCAACTCCTGGTCTATGTCGTCCTCCAGTGGAACCATGTCCACGAGGGTCCGCTTCGGGCGCAGGTTGAGCATCAGTGCCACGTCGCCGAACTGGGAATAGACGTCAACCAACGCCGTCTGCCCCGGGTATTGCTGCGCCAACGTGACGCCGAGGTTGGTCGCCAACGTCGTCTTGCCGACGCCGCCCTTGGCGCCGGCGACGGCGATGACCCGGGGCATGAGTTGTGGATCGGTGAGCGTCCGGAACTCGTGCGTGTGGCGCTTGTCGCCGGTTGCCCGAATGTCGCGTATCGCCTCGAGCAGATCGGTCGGCACGAGCGGCTTGCTCAGGACGTCCTTGACCCCGGCGCGCATCGCCTGGCGCCACGTCTGCCCTGCGTCGCCGCCGGTCATCAGAACCGTCGCCACCTGTGGTGCTGCGAGCCAGACCGCCTCGGCCACCGAGATGCCGTCGAGCTCTCGCAGCTCGGCATCGACCAACACCACGTCCGGCGCGAGTTGCACCGCCATCTGCGATGCCTCCAGCCCATCCTGCGCAATGCCGACGACTTCCATGTCCTGCTGGTTGCTCAGGATGTGCAGGATCTGCTCGCTCTCAAACTCGTCACTACTCGCGACAACGACGCGAGCAGTGCTCTTCGCTTTGGCGGAAGACATTTACTGGATCTCTCCGATCTTCTCGAGGGCGGACTCGGTGCGTGCCGCGGCCGAGCTCTCGGTCACGATCTCGGGCGTGACGAGAATCACCAGCTCCGTTTCGCGCAACTGCTTGTCGGTGCGCTTGAACAACTCTCCGATGATCGGAATGTCGCCCAGGAGCGGGATCTTGCGCACGCTCTCCGACAGCTCGCTCTGATACAAACCGCCGATGACGAGGGTCTGCCCGTCGCCAATATGCACCACGCTGTGCGCGCGCCGCGTCCGCAGCGCGGGCAGCAGGATGTTGCTCACCACGATCGCGTTCCCGAAGTCGAGGCTGCTCACCTCGGGCGTGACTTCGAGATCTATGCTCTTGCCGTTCGCGCCGATATTGCCCGTGATCTCGAGCCTGACGCCGAACTCCTTCCACTCGACCGTGACCGCACCGGCGGCCGAGGTCGCCGCTCCGGTCGTCGACTGCACCACGGGGATCGGAATCTCCCCGCCGACGAGCATATCCGCGGTCTCGCCCTCGGCCACGAGCAGGTTGGGCTCGGCGAGGACGCGCGCCTTGTTGTCCGTGACCAGCGCCTTGAGTCGGGCGCTGATGCCTTCGAGTCTGCGGATCGGTCCGCCGTCTGCGAGCGCAACCGGTCCCGAGAACACCTCGCCGAAGAGGATCGGCTGGTCCTTGCCCAGGTACTGGGTGATCCCGCCCTCTGCGGAACTGCTCGTCAGGCCGCCCCAGTCAATACCGATGTCGCTCAGGGCGGACTTGTCAACATCCACCACCTTCACGTGCACCAGGATCTGGCGGGGCTCGTAGGCGGGCGCGGACACCATGTCCACAACAGCCACCTGCGTCCCCAGGACCTTGATGATCTGCTCCATGCGCTTCTTTTGCTCGGGAGTCGCCGTGCCCTCGAACATGAGCGTGCTGTCGGTCAGGGCATATACCGTGACATCCGGCCCGACCGCGCTCTGGATCTGCTCGATGTCGAGCGGGGGCTTCTCCGGCTTGATGCGCACCTGGATCAGGTTCTGGACCTTCGGCGCGTAGGCGCTCGCGATCGCCTCGGCGCGCTGCGCTGCGTAGGCGGTCTCCACCTCGCCATCGAGGAGGATGACGCCATTGTGCTCGCTGACAGTGATGCCGGGGTGCGCGATGGTGTCGCGAATCTTCGCGACCACCTCGGGCATGACCGACGGCACTCCCGTCACCACGAGGCGGAACGTGTGCTGACCCTTCTCGTCCCAGACGTAGAGGTCGGTGGCGCCGGCCATTCTCGCGGTGACCATGATCTGCTTGGCCGACAGCACGACGTAGTCTGCGATAGCGGGATCAGCGACCGCCGCCCGCTTGATGCCCTGGAAATCCAACACCTCGGAGGCGCCCAGCATCATGGGCTTCTCCACTGCCGGGTCGGCGCTCACCTGCTGCCCCCAGCCGCTGCCGGCGAGGGCGACGAGCAGGACGGTCATCATCAGGGCGAGCACCGCCCGACGCGCCAACTGCTGTGCGATATGTGGTCTCGTTTTCATAGTTCTCGCTGCGCACCCTCGAAAACGGGTCCGCTTCCTCCTTTGGGCTCACGCCCCGCACGTGCTGTGGGGCGCGGCGGCATTATTCAGGACGAACGTCCACGGTGCTCTTCTGGGTGCCGCGCACCGTCTCAACCGTGACGGGTGCGCTGTACGCGTCCTCGCCGATCTTGACGCGATTCGAGAAAGTCACAGGCTGCGGCTTGGACTCGGGACCGCTGTCGCTATAGAGCCCTGAGCCGAAGCGCGGATAGCCGCCGGCGAAAGCCGGAGAGGTGTAGGCAGCCGGCAGGACCCGCGCAGTCGGTTGCGCCGGCGCAGCGCCGGAGCGCGATTCAGACCGAATGCCGATGAGGGCGTCGCTGCGCACGCCGTCCAGAGCCACATGGACAATGTCGCCCACGGGGCGCAGGGTCAGCCTCAGCCTGCCCTTGGACTCGGCGAGGATCAGCTTCTCCGCATCCGCCGGATCGAGGGCGAGCGTGGCGTTGGGCTGCTCTTTGGGTCGCGCCGCCTTGTCGGACTTCGGCTGGTCAACTTCCTCGGGCAGCACTTCCGCCCCGATGGCCAGCAACTCGAGGTCCTGGAGCACGGTCTTCGTGACACTGACCTTGTCGACCTCAAAGGTGGCGAGCACGTCAACGTGATCGCCCGCCTTGAGGAAGCCGGCAACGCCAATGATCGGATCGAGCGCCACCGTCACCGCGCGCATGCCCTCGGGCACGACGTAGGCGAGGCCGAGGGATGCCGTGCGCGGCGCGACTGCTGCGCGCTGCACCGGCTCGTCCGCCGCCAGCGCGGTGATCGTCACGCGGCCCATGACCTCCCGCATCGAGGTCGCGCTGTTCGCCGGCAGGGTGCCGATCGGTCGCGTCGCCTCACGCACCATTCCCGGCTCGATCACCGTGCGCAGCGGTATGTCCTGCGCCGCGACGACGACCTGCACCGGTTCCGTCATCTCCGCTGCGCGCGCCTTTTCCCGGGTGAGGAAGAGATACGCCAGCAGAGCCGCCGCCAGCCCCGCGCACAGGGCCGCCAGCACGATTCCCCTTCTCGTCAACTTGCTCATCACATGTCCTCCTGCAAAGCTGTTCGTCCGGCTCATCTACTCGATAAGCTTGAAAGTGAACACCCCGTAGTCCGGCCCGGACCCGCCGCCCCCGGGGATGGTGTAATCAAGGAAGTAGCCATGGACTTCCCCGCCGCTGCACGATTCAACCCAGAACGAGGCAAACCCCAGGATCTCGACCCCGGTGCGACCATTGCCCAGCGGGCTGATGATAGGGACGATGACGATCCTCGGGTTGCCGTAGTCGTAGTTGTCCCACGTGTCGTCGGCCCAGGGCTCTTGCTGCGCGCGCTCGAAGAGCGACTCGTCCCCGCTCGGCTCGTTGACCACCGCCTGCTTGGTCGGGCCGACCATGTTGCCGGGCTCGGTGTCGGTGATGTCACCGACCTCGACGGTGCCGTCGAAGCCCCACATGATGTCGTGCATGTAGACGTCGCCGCCGCTGCTGCCGTCGCCCAGGCTGCGCTGGAGGGCGAGCGGGTAGAAGTTGCCGCCTGTCTTGGCCGTCGAGCCGTCGCCGAGGTCGGTCTGGCTGCCGACCTTGAGCGTGTAGAGCACGCCGTTGTTGTACTCGTACGGAGTGCCGTCGTAGCTGTACCACGGTATGCCCCACGGCACCACGCGGCCGGCCACCGAGCCGACCGGGCCGGTCTTGAGCACCACCGCGTACGCAGATACAAGCTTATTATCGAAGCCAAGGATGCGGGCGAAGGTGTGGTCAACCGTCATCTGGCCGTCGACGCGGATCTTGGTTGCGCCTTCGGGGGTGATGCCGTCGGCCGGGAAAGAGACTTGGTGCTGCGACATGTCGTTGGCTACGGCACACTCGGACGCTTCTGCTTCCGCCTTGGCCTGGTCAGGCAGTTCCAGACCACCGGCGAGAGCCGATGCGTCGCACGAGTTCACCAGGTACTGGCGCGCCGCGTAGAGGCGCCCCACGTCAACCGCGAGGGCGGTCATCCCGATCAGGACGACGATCAGGATCGCCGCCATGACCAGGCTGATTCCGCGTTCGTCTTTCAGCGGATTGCGAATCATTGGAGTGATCCCCCTTATTCCCTGCGCATCACGACTTCGGACTTGAGCGGGAGCGCGTCTCCCTGCACCCCGCTCAGCCACGAGAAGAAGCTCCCGGTAATGAGATGATGCGGCCAATTGAGCGTGACTTTGATGAGAGTTCCGGGAGGCGCACTGTTCTCGCTGCCCCCACCGACGTCGCCGAGCGCGTAAGGATAGGTAAGTCCCTCGTCGGTCGAGTAGGACAGGTCTATCGTCAGCTCGTCGTGGTTGGGCAAAGCGCCGGCGGTGTTGACGATGCGTTCCTCGATCGCCGCCACGGGCTTGCCCAACGAGGCGTGCCGCGACCCCTCACGTCCGACTTGGACGAGGGTCAACTGGTGCAAGAACAGCACGCCAAATTCAATGATGCCCAGGAACAGCATCAGCAGTATGGGCAGGATCAGCGCGAACTCGACCAGCGCTGCTCCTCGCCGCCTATTCTTGGTCTGTGGCCATATCACTTTGGCTTCACCTCTTTACGCGCCGAGCGCCAGAGCCGCCAGCGAGCCGAGGGCAATGGCTATGGAGTACGGAATCTTGCCCAGCGCCGACCCGGTTGCGAGATCCGTGTGCACGCCGCCGGCATTCGCGAGCAGGTTCGTGAGCATGTTGACCGCGGTTGCCCGGACGGCTCGCCGCCGAATCATCCACACCGCCGCGAGCACGCCGCCAAACACCCCGGTCAGCAGCATCGCCCATATCGTGAAGTGGAATCCCTTGAGCGCTCCCACCGCGATCAACAGCTTGGCGTCGCCGCCGCCCAGGCCGGCGACCGCGGAC
Proteins encoded in this region:
- a CDS encoding response regulator transcription factor, yielding MRRREPKRGPVHNVLIADDYPFFRRGLRMFIEEQPDLTVVGEAGTTEELVQLVETARPHIVLLDLNLDGGDGVSVVESIRNGWPDVGVIAFVTPDDADGLAVCIENGVDGCIVKNADPPLILSAIRAVSAGESWLQREMTGKLFQELRRARQAERERAAAPLSDRETEILRLLAEGLRNSQIAQRLFISERTVKVHVANIFGKLGLHDRVQATRYAIRNGLVRV
- a CDS encoding type II secretion system F family protein, which encodes MLLIISALTFVAVSLMVTSAMRPRLAAVRERIDDYMLPQQEAYHGHPWLETGFGSRVLLPALRALGKTVSGFTPSGALEKIRRKLDMAGNPRHIGVIEYIGLKALAVALAVVAGILLLRFAPFEGLLLWAVTAVAVAVGFWLPDIVLQRIIETRQSAIRRALPDVLDLLVVSVEAGVGFDGAMQKVVEKSGGPLPQELGRVLEQVRLGKSRADALREMGQRTQVPDLVSFVAAVQQAELLGVSIAKVLRVQADAARERRSQRAREAAAKLPVKLLFPLVFFIFPALFVVILGPGAIRFAELFKVLGK
- a CDS encoding type II secretion system F family protein, giving the protein MSGFLIPVLAFVCAALAVGLVLYLLTAGQRRVGRRLTTMGSAASEPDKGSPKRDPFPTLTSLIEGQGRHSAIEAALERAGSSWRPSELVAVSAAAIVVVAALGWLVWGPLGAAAGIVIAVSAPFIVLKVLEVSRLRRFERQLPDALMLIASSLRSGYGVLRAMQAVCQEMEPPISVEFGKVLDETNVGVPTPEALVRLSRRVPLSDLDIAVTAMLIQLEVGGNLAEVMEIVASTVRERQRIRAEVNTLTAEGRMSGLILFILPIAMAVILGALNPSYMSALFTTSLGHLLMACAIGLQIVGGVVIMRMLRLDY
- a CDS encoding CpaF family protein, with protein sequence MSVVTRQDDAKIYQVGEADADAVGGMTRQERLELVARVHGKLLEEVEPKKLRGLSRERMMDEIRGALERVVVEGVSPLSGRVRIRVLREVYDEVNGYGPIQPLIEDPSLTEIMVNGPEQVYAERDGKLFLTDIKFRDDAHVLRIIDRIVTPLGRRVDESSPMVDARLPDGSRVNAIIPPLSLVGPCINIRKFSRVPYTDEDLIAFGTMTPAMMAFLKACVKGRLNTIISGGTGSGKTTTLNVLSSFVPNIERIVTIEDAAELQLQQDHVVTLESRPRNLEGQGEITIRMLVRNALRMRPERIIVGEARGGEALDMLQAMNTGHDGSLSTAHTNSPRDTLARLETMVLMAGMELPARAIREQIASAMNLIVHQHRFSDGSRKVTHVSEIQGMEGDVIVLQDIFLYKQSGVDETGKVIGEHVATGLRPGFLPLLASKGIHLPADMFAPQGGKK
- a CDS encoding response regulator, yielding MSSAKAKSTARVVVASSDEFESEQILHILSNQQDMEVVGIAQDGLEASQMAVQLAPDVVLVDAELRELDGISVAEAVWLAAPQVATVLMTGGDAGQTWRQAMRAGVKDVLSKPLVPTDLLEAIRDIRATGDKRHTHEFRTLTDPQLMPRVIAVAGAKGGVGKTTLATNLGVTLAQQYPGQTALVDVYSQFGDVALMLNLRPKRTLVDMVPLEDDIDQELVEAHLTPHDSGLKVLVAANEPSDLSSISVKCLSGVLTNLKRSYRFIVLDVPPMLYETTIFAFTHATALLLVANLFDLTTLNDTRKLYQLLTRDYVSKERIHLVLNRVARQNRLQVEEIARAFGREATVSIPNAAGLAVTSINEGVPFVISHPDAAVSRAIRDLAEKAIKVGGNGASPIGGSHPGKLKWLARK
- a CDS encoding pilus assembly protein N-terminal domain-containing protein; translated protein: MKTRPHIAQQLARRAVLALMMTVLLVALAGSGWGQQVSADPAVEKPMMLGASEVLDFQGIKRAAVADPAIADYVVLSAKQIMVTARMAGATDLYVWDEKGQHTFRLVVTGVPSVMPEVVAKIRDTIAHPGITVSEHNGVILLDGEVETAYAAQRAEAIASAYAPKVQNLIQVRIKPEKPPLDIEQIQSAVGPDVTVYALTDSTLMFEGTATPEQKKRMEQIIKVLGTQVAVVDMVSAPAYEPRQILVHVKVVDVDKSALSDIGIDWGGLTSSSAEGGITQYLGKDQPILFGEVFSGPVALADGGPIRRLEGISARLKALVTDNKARVLAEPNLLVAEGETADMLVGGEIPIPVVQSTTGAATSAAGAVTVEWKEFGVRLEITGNIGANGKSIDLEVTPEVSSLDFGNAIVVSNILLPALRTRRAHSVVHIGDGQTLVIGGLYQSELSESVRKIPLLGDIPIIGELFKRTDKQLRETELVILVTPEIVTESSAAARTESALEKIGEIQ
- the cpaB gene encoding Flp pilus assembly protein CpaB, giving the protein MSKLTRRGIVLAALCAGLAAALLAYLFLTREKARAAEMTEPVQVVVAAQDIPLRTVIEPGMVREATRPIGTLPANSATSMREVMGRVTITALAADEPVQRAAVAPRTASLGLAYVVPEGMRAVTVALDPIIGVAGFLKAGDHVDVLATFEVDKVSVTKTVLQDLELLAIGAEVLPEEVDQPKSDKAARPKEQPNATLALDPADAEKLILAESKGRLRLTLRPVGDIVHVALDGVRSDALIGIRSESRSGAAPAQPTARVLPAAYTSPAFAGGYPRFGSGLYSDSGPESKPQPVTFSNRVKIGEDAYSAPVTVETVRGTQKSTVDVRPE
- a CDS encoding Tad domain-containing protein, producing the protein MIRNPLKDERGISLVMAAILIVVLIGMTALAVDVGRLYAARQYLVNSCDASALAGGLELPDQAKAEAEASECAVANDMSQHQVSFPADGITPEGATKIRVDGQMTVDHTFARILGFDNKLVSAYAVVLKTGPVGSVAGRVVPWGIPWYSYDGTPYEYNNGVLYTLKVGSQTDLGDGSTAKTGGNFYPLALQRSLGDGSSGGDVYMHDIMWGFDGTVEVGDITDTEPGNMVGPTKQAVVNEPSGDESLFERAQQEPWADDTWDNYDYGNPRIVIVPIISPLGNGRTGVEILGFASFWVESCSGGEVHGYFLDYTIPGGGGSGPDYGVFTFKLIE
- a CDS encoding pilus assembly protein, whose product is MWPQTKNRRRGAALVEFALILPILLMLFLGIIEFGVLFLHQLTLVQVGREGSRHASLGKPVAAIEERIVNTAGALPNHDELTIDLSYSTDEGLTYPYALGDVGGGSENSAPPGTLIKVTLNWPHHLITGSFFSWLSGVQGDALPLKSEVVMRRE
- a CDS encoding prepilin peptidase; its protein translation is MFEIVATSLMIAMLAVAVVTDLRSGKIYNKLTVPCAAAGLTLGGVAGGAAGLGDHALGAGIALGAVLMLSAVAGLGGGDAKLLIAVGALKGFHFTIWAMLLTGVFGGVLAAVWMIRRRAVRATAVNMLTNLLANAGGVHTDLATGSALGKIPYSIAIALGSLAALALGA